Proteins found in one Deltaproteobacteria bacterium genomic segment:
- a CDS encoding deoxyribodipyrimidine photolyase, whose product MSVPQERIRRLNDAPVRPERTQVLYWMVAARRTGWSFALDRAVELAHELGKPLLVLEALRVGYPNASDRLHRFILQGMGENARALDRAGVRHLAYVEPKPGDGGGLLSALAEHSCAVVTDDFPTFFIPHMLRAAAEKLDVQLEAVDSNGLYPMRATPRVFPTAFAFRRHLQRDLPLHFEFPSANPLARRKLPRHPGLPKKLLQRWPQADAKLLAGDTSAIAKLPIDHRVPPVSLDGGTGPARKRLRAFLRDGLEAYGEGRNHPDDDASSGLSPWLHFGHLSPHEIFDALARETNWRLGKLGRVTGKREGFWNLSPTADAFLDELITWRELGLNFASHRDDYADFDALPVWALKTLEKHQRDKREAIYDLATLEAAETSDEVWNAAQRQLVREGRIHNYLRMLWGKRVLGWTRTPREAAQILIALNDRWALDGRDANSYSGIFWVFGRYDRPWGPERPVFGTVRYMSSANTVRKLRMKQYLARYSNSAP is encoded by the coding sequence ATGTCCGTGCCGCAGGAGCGCATCCGGAGGCTCAACGACGCGCCGGTGCGGCCCGAGCGCACCCAGGTGCTGTACTGGATGGTCGCGGCGCGGCGCACGGGCTGGAGCTTCGCGCTCGACCGCGCGGTCGAGCTGGCGCACGAGCTGGGAAAGCCCCTGCTGGTGCTCGAGGCGCTGCGCGTGGGCTATCCGAACGCGAGCGACCGGCTGCACCGCTTCATCCTCCAGGGCATGGGCGAGAACGCGCGCGCGCTCGACCGGGCGGGCGTGCGGCACCTGGCGTACGTCGAGCCGAAGCCGGGCGACGGGGGCGGGCTCCTTTCGGCGCTCGCTGAGCATTCGTGCGCCGTGGTCACCGACGATTTTCCGACCTTCTTCATTCCGCACATGCTGCGCGCGGCAGCGGAGAAGCTCGACGTGCAGCTCGAAGCCGTGGACTCGAACGGCCTCTACCCGATGCGCGCGACGCCGCGCGTGTTCCCGACGGCGTTCGCGTTTCGCCGACACCTCCAGCGCGACCTGCCGCTGCACTTCGAGTTCCCGAGCGCGAATCCGCTCGCTCGACGGAAGCTGCCGCGCCATCCGGGCCTGCCGAAGAAGCTGCTGCAGCGCTGGCCGCAAGCCGACGCGAAGCTGCTCGCGGGCGACACCTCCGCGATCGCGAAGCTGCCCATCGATCACCGCGTGCCGCCGGTGTCGCTCGATGGCGGCACGGGCCCAGCGAGAAAGCGCCTGCGCGCGTTCCTTCGCGATGGGCTCGAGGCCTACGGAGAGGGCCGCAACCACCCGGACGACGACGCCTCGAGCGGGCTCTCGCCGTGGCTGCACTTCGGGCACCTCTCGCCGCACGAGATCTTCGATGCGCTCGCGCGCGAGACGAATTGGAGGCTCGGCAAGCTCGGGCGCGTCACGGGCAAGCGCGAGGGCTTCTGGAACCTGAGCCCCACCGCAGACGCGTTCCTCGACGAGCTCATCACCTGGCGCGAGCTCGGGCTCAACTTCGCGTCGCATCGCGACGATTACGCCGACTTCGACGCCCTGCCCGTCTGGGCCTTGAAGACCCTGGAGAAGCACCAGCGCGACAAGCGCGAGGCCATCTACGACCTGGCCACCCTCGAGGCCGCCGAGACGAGCGATGAAGTCTGGAACGCTGCGCAGCGGCAGCTCGTGCGCGAGGGCCGGATTCACAATTACCTGCGCATGCTCTGGGGAAAGCGCGTGCTCGGCTGGACGCGAACGCCGCGCGAGGCCGCGCAGATCCTCATCGCCCTCAACGATCGCTGGGCGCTCGACGGCCGCGACGCGAACTCGTACAGCGGCATCTTCTGGGTCTTCGGCCGCTACGACCGCCCCTGGGGTCCGGAGCGGCCCGTCTTCGGCACCGTGCGCTACATGAGCTCGGCGAACACCGTGCGCAAGCTGCGGATGAAGCAGTACCTGGCGCGCTACTCGAACAGCGCGCCCTGA